The DNA window AAAAGAAGACTTGCACAGTCCGGTCTGTTCGAGTCACCTGACTGGCACCAGcgcttcaaacaaaacacacacacaattgacaGTTGCGCCCAACGGCGTCTGAAAACGAACCCCACTAATTCACCAGTAAATGACAAACAACTTGAAGGTATGCAGTTGAATGACAGGCATCAGTCTGGGGTCAGAGTGGTGACCCTGCAGCAGGCTAACTGTAAACACAGCTAGCTAAACATCAGGTGCACCATCGACTCACCGAATACGAAGATGTTCGCCACACCAGACCGTCTGCGGGGAGCCACTGCCGGGTGTCCGCCGTGCATCATCCACGCAGGGTCAACTCGGAGAGCCTCGCCGACGCACCTGTTCCGTGTCCAGGGCTGGAGGAGCGGAGTGTGTGGTGACTACCGAGACGGAGACGGCGATGACGGGGCGGCATCCTCCGCTCAGCTGAGCCCAGGCGGAGCGTCCCACTACACCGAGCCGCAGGGGTGCACTCCAGGATAAACACGCTTGAACAGAGGTGGCCTGCGACTGTAGAGGGGGCCTTGAACAGACTCTCACCGAAACTAAACACTCTGCTGAGAGGTTGTTTTTCATGCTTTATGAGAAGCAGAATATCACCGAGAAACACGAAGCTTACTTGGCGCGCCCCTGCTATTGGTATCGCCCCGGATGTTTGTTGCCTCTCACTTGACTCAGATATTTGACAGTCAGGGACGTGAATTCACACGAGTCACCGAGGACACTGACTCTCCCTCGGATGTCCAGGTATCCACtccaaaatgaaaagaataatCGTTGTgtgtcttcttaaaaaaaaacctcttctcTTTGACGTTCAGTGTTTTCCCTCACCATCTTAAATTTTCTCCAGGAGCtctatgtaaaataaaaatgatgatgcatATCCACGTCTCTGCTGTTTATTTCATAACTGTCTAGCTTCCTATGGTAAAAGTTACACGCGTATTATTGCAcacctcttttgtttttttttttgttgtttattcatatttttttattgtcaataaaCTTGTGTTAATTGTACCTGCATCTTATTATTATATCTATTTTAtactttaaaaaatacttttgtacctttcttttttctttcgtCAGGCCTTTTCAGACCGCAGGCTCTAGTTGATTCACTTTtgatatatattaatatatgcGACAAGCCttattttactcaaaatatCCTCGCTTCtgcctaaaataaaaaatactaataTATGAATTATATATGGATGTAGTCGTCCGTTTGTTCTGTAACTCGGAAAGCAAACTGTAGGCGCTGACGTGTGTCGAGTTCTTTTCTCCCGCCAACACAGTTTGCGCTGACGCGTTGCGATGCCATGAGTTGGACAGAAGTTTGAGTTTGTGCTTTGTGTTGCAGGATCTTGTGACTCCATGTAAGAAATCTCGGGGAATATCGCACTGGAACTCAAAGTTACAGACCGAGAGTTACCTGGTTCAGTACCTTGATACTGAACTGGAGTTTTCAATGAATACATGAGTTGTTTTATGCTCAATAATCGGCGCGCTTCATTCTTTATTATCAACGGTAGAAGTGATCACTATATTTGGCGGAGGCGCGTTGACCCTGCGGCTTTTGAGAGAGAGACGGTCAAATCAGGCTTGTGAGGcgtttctcctccagcagcgcgACTCTGActctaggtggcgctgttgctttCTAAATATTCTGACCAACAAGCGCTCGAAACGGAAAGTTACCGACGCTTTTCATCTTCAACACGACAGTTCAACAAAAGGCGCGTTCATCGTGGCGGTGTCCTAATGTGACGCGTGGCAGTGAAGAAATGACGCTTCTTTCTTGGTTTGTAACTGGACACATGTTAGtggcgcgcgcgtgtgtgtgtgttgagtgaCTGACGTGCCCGTGCCAGTGAGTGGGATGCTCCTGACGAGCCTTCTCTGAACTCCCCTGACAGGATGCAGCAGCTCCCACCACTTCATCTTCTCATCCGTCTGACAAATATTTGAGAAGACCACGCCCTGCGAGCGTGTGACACGGAGAGGAGCGTGTGGGGCGGACTTACAGGAGCGTTGTGCAAACGCATGGGTACATGCGAGATGACTTAAGAACGAACAGAGCGGCCATTGTTTGGTGCGCGGCGGATGTTTCCGGTTGGATCAGAGACACTCGCCATCCATGAGTGAACACGCAGCTGCTGTCGTTGCAGTTGCAGAACTTTCCCCTTTCTTTTGTCACATTATTTCATTTACGTTTTGTGAATCGTTATATCGTCAATTGAGCAGAATGTGTGGCTATTCTGCGACTGCGCACGGCACTACAGTAATTACAGATATAGATGAACAAAGTGACGCGATCGCCAAACAAACCCCACCTAGATGTGACACACCATGACAATTCTAACATAAGTCATATCAAAACAGATTCTTCTGATGAAGGTGACCACAGTCAAATCATCAACCTCGCCGCAGATCTTATCTGTTTTATTTGCGATCATTCACAGAGCGCTCCGAAGCAGCCCCGCCCCCGCAGTGTGGCACACTGGCACGCAAGGCATGCTGGGGAGTGTAGTCTCCGGACAAATGGAAATTTCCAATATATCGGTGCAGAGAGTGGAAATTTACTCAGCAACCCTCCCACCATTTAAATGTTGCGCTGTGTCTCGGCCTCACACAGCCTTTTATTTGAAGTCAACAACAGCCTGTAAATCAGGTTTCATAACTGACAGTTACATTTACACTGAACTGGAAAGGAGTGGTTTTTACAGTGGAACGACTTCAGTTGCATCCACTGTGAACGTGTCTTTGCACAACCGGCCAACTTCAAAGCAGCATAACCCGGGTTATTTGACGCGGAATAAGACGCTAACATGGGATGTTGTTGTAGAAGTTAATGACGACAAAAGTGCTGGAGCGCTTGGTGAGCTCCCGTGACCCCAGTGTGAAAGCTATTTCCTTTAGATATTTCTGCCTGATTCTCTTCCACAGAACACCTCCAGCTCTTGGAGGTCACTTGGCAAATGGAAACAAGTGCAGCTCATAAAATCCAGAGGAATGCAGAACTTGACTTTTCTCTTAGGGGATCAGAAACTTCCTGTTACTGCAAGCGTTGAGCAATCAGTCGATCGGAGTTGGGGACGGACAGTAGTGCGTTAGATAAATATGTATATTCTGGTGGTTTCCTGATCCAGACTGCCAGCATCGACGTTTAATGAGAGTGCTATTTAGATGTCCATAATCTGTTGGTGAACAAGCTTCCAGCACTTTCTACCATCATGCAGTTGAGGACGTGTGCCTTTTGAGAGTTGGACTTTCATGCATTTGATCAAGCGTCAGGTGTATCAATAAACCGGACACGTCTAATGTTATTATTGATTACTAACTAGATACGCAGTTTTGGAGTCATTTCCGTTTCTCTAAGATTTTCAGTAGCATCATCTGAAAAGGtttattttgctgttaaaaACAGCCTCAAACAGGACGGAGACACTCACAGGTTTCGATTAACCAAAAGGACTGCACAAATGTGTTGTTCGTGCGTCCAACGTAAGGTAATGTAAATCTGCTGTAACGTTATGATCATGTTCCCATCGGCGCAGACTTCAGGACGACGGTTCAAGCAGAGATGTTTAAGGCCATTCGGTGAAGAAGGAAACACTTAGATTTGGTTGCAGTGTTTACTCCTAATGAAATCGCCAATCTTTCAACGAGGGAAATGGAGTAAATACCACGATTTTGTGATTAAAACAATCACGTTCGTATAACGTTACAGCTCCAAAAACGAGCGGCGAATGTCATGTAGGAGCAAAATTCCAGCGGGCGTGAGAGCACTCGAACGCGTCACGAGTGGCTTCCACGTGTGGGGCGTGGCCTGGAGCCGAGGCTACTATTAAAGAGGGTGATGCTGCGCGGTGACAGGAACAAATGAACGGCGAGAGTCGGGACTCAGGCACCGTCCAAGCTCAGATCTCGAGGAGGAGCGCTCGCCTTCATCCTTCCGACGGCAGAGGTGCGCGAGCGTCTGCCCACACAGCCGGTGAGTCTCCCTCCACAGTCCGCGTCTCGTGCGTCTGCGGCCGTGACGCGTCGCGGCTGTGAACGGCCTAGAACGGCTCTGTCATGACGGCCGTACGCGTCACCGCAGCGGCTTCTTTTCAAACGTGCCGACTGCCCACAGGCCAGACGCGTTCACGGCTTCGCGACAGCGAGCgagtcttgtttgttttggcctAAACACAAGTTGCTCTCCAGAtgcgctgctgttgctgccgACGGAATGAGTGAGGGTTCTAGAAATTTCCTTCAGTTTAAGGCGCGTGGTCGTTGCCTGGTCACCTTATCTCCTCTCACGCGCTCACACATGCGCGCGCGCGCGATCACACACCTGATCGACCCCAATTCAACCGCCGCTATTTCATctccgtgtttttttttttaaacaaacgaACCGTGTGGTGCGTTCAGGGCTCCGTTTGTTGACACTGGGGTCGGTTGCTCATGGTCCGGCTTCCTGGGTTTGTAAATGGCATGGCAATGGTGAGGAGCATAAAGCGAAGGAAGGAGGTCAAAACAGCCACCGAGATGCTTCAGGTTAATGCTCCGTAGTTACATTGGTTCTATGTGTGAGGTACTGCGCGTGAGAGGCTGGGTCAGGGGGGCACTAGCCGCAGCCAAGAGGCCCAGCGTTACCGTCAGAGAACACCCTCCCTCACCAGGGAGACCGGCCCCACATCTGCACCTGGGTTCAAGGTCCAGGTTAGAGGGGTCAGCAATCTGTTTTGGGACGACTCGTACCGTCCGCCAGCACCTTGAGCTCAGAAGGCTCCAGATAGTGTGGTGAtaattctgttttctgtctgcAACACTGTAAACATCCGAAAAGTTCAACACCATATGCAGAGTTTGCGCTGaagcgttgccatggtgacggctCCCACCcagcatggacagaaggctccgtacGGAGCGTTGAGTGCGCGTTGTTTTGGGTGCCGCCATGTAGaaaatgttgtcatttgttttcatgacacTTGGTCTGTGGTctaaaatggtgaaaaaaactCAGCACAATGTGGTGTGAAGACGTGGACTGTGTTGCGTTTGTGTAGCACAGTCAATGAGGTTGAGCCAGTTTCATGAGTTGGGCTGGTCGTCGGGAGGCAGTGGCGCTGTTGTGGTCAGGAATGATGCAGACATCTGTCCATGTTCTGCACCCCGTCAGTCTGAGGTGCAGCAGAGTCATCGCCCCCACACACGGCACAGTGATGGACATGATCCAGCAGTGTGATCAGGTGTGGCTCCTGAAATACCTGACAGGATGCTGATTTCCTGTCTAATTTACATCCCAGCGCATCACTGAAACAAGTCGAGTTGTTTCGTCATGCGATGGGTGCTGACGGTCATGAGGCGAGAGTGACGGACAGTTCACCACGCCGCGACACTCCGTGCTCACCAGCAGGAGCTGTGGTGGTCCATCTGGGTGCGATTCACGACCAACTGGACCGGCTGACAAGTCCAAACAAAACTGCCACGACCCACCGAGGCCAGTCTTCAGGTCAGCTTCTGGATACTTTCTGAGGGTTGAAGCGGATCAACAGCTCTGAGATGAACgtgtgagctgctgctctgaggGGAAGCCCAGAGTTCCCCGTGCTGTTCTGTGGTTCAGGCTCAGAGATGCTGAAGTCAGCCTGGAACGAGTGGAAGACGGTGGTCTGTTTGGAGAGAGATGAGCGACTCACACttgttggaggaggaggtgcgGCGCGGCCACAGCAAGTGTGTTTCCTTGTGTTGTGCCTGAGCCGCcgcctggtgctgctgcgtaAACACACCTTCCTCTCAACACTCGCACGTGTGCGCACGGCTTATCGCCGTCGTAAAGCCATAATGGCAATAATCCACATCCCCTTTCCCACTCGTGTGGAATTTCACTGTGAACTAGCGCTATCAGGTCCAGGAGACCTGGAGTGGGTCCGACCTGTGACCCGTGACCGGGCGCAGCGTCTGCTCCAATCAGGCGCAGCGATGATAACAGATCAACACAAATGGGTCACTGACTCAAATATCAACTCATAAATGGCACTCGGCACCAGGCGCGTCTAAAAATAGGAACTGGTTCAGCACCAAGCGATTCCAAAGGTAACGTGGTGACGGGGGGAACAATGAGGTGTTTGGACTGGAGGGATGAACTTTCCAACCGGCCACGTTGTTTACTGATGGTCGGGAGGCTCGGACTCTCCACCTCAAAGTAAAGCTCTGGTGATGAAGCAGCTTTGATGGAGACAACATACAGTAGTCCTTCAAAGAACAAAGACGGGTAACAAACCCTGGCACTGGGCCCGTGTGGTCTGCAGGCCTGACTCTACCACCAGGTCAAACTCCACTGGAGGACATGAGGAAGTGATTTGACTGAGTCATTGAGACTCAGTTCCAGACCGGAACACAGCCAGCAGCACCCATACTgctgaccagcaggtggcaccagtccacacacacacagctgagggGTAAGCTTAGCTGAACCTCACTTGGGCTCCCATGAGCCACTGGGCTGCCGTGACGGAGTGTAGAGGGGTCTGTGTgactgtaggtggcgctcaggGGAGGAACTCGTCTGTCGACTCTGGTAATCCAGATCAACTGACTGAGACGCTGCTCCTCACACTTCAGGAGGTGCTTCAGTTCTAATCCAAATACAGTCGAGTGTTTACAGTCATCAGCAGTGACCCCGGGGCCTCCGCTCCGTGGTTCGGGATTCAGCTTCTGTTGGCTTAAAGACGACAGACATGTCTCGGGAGGCTTTGTGATCTGGTTCCTTTCTTACCAACTGCCCTCTGAATGATTGTTTCTTACCCTGGAGTGGGCTCTGTTGGCAGCGGTGGGGGGTGAGGGAGGGTGAAGCTCCTTTTCACAGCCGCAGTGAAGCCTTTTGTAAAGCCGTGGCTCAGTTGTAAAGCCTGGAGCCAGACTCCGGCCTGTTGGACCCGGAGGATTTGGGTCTGGTCCGGTACTCGCGGTTCTTTTAAAGAGTGAGGTGTCAGTCAGTGGCACGCCTCCTCCACAGCAAGACCTTCACCTGTCTCCATCTTCACTCCTTCACTGCGgccctcctctcctccgtctccaCCACCCTTGCACcagctctgtctctcctctccacatccgACGTCCGTACCTTCGACTCCACACGTTCCTCCGACTGACTCGTTTCTGACTCCGTCTGTCAGACCTCGAGGCGGCAGCCTGGGTAGTTTCATGTCTTGGCTCAGACCTTCTCACGCGACCACATCTGGATCCAGGGTTACATAAGACCTGAAATGAAGTTTGGCTGAGATAATTCACTTTGTGTCTTTGGCTGGGTTGGGAGTGGATCAAAGAGAAGCAGAGCTTGCACTTGTGAGTGGCTTCTCCAGGCGTGGGGTGCTTCTCTGTCGAGCCCTGAAGTCAGGAGCTCCATCAGGAGCGCGCCTGTGTGTCACAGAGACCTGTTCACACACGTCCGCACGTGGATCCCCTTCATGTGATTCTTTGGAGATTGATTGTGAAATGTTTGAGTGCATCTGGAACGTGTCAGGGATTTGCTGCCGCAGCCGTGGAGACAAAGGAGGCTCACAAGAGTGGCTACCATGGGATTCATGCTGATTCACAAGAAACATATGCCGCTTTGGCAGGAGTTGTGGTGGAAATAGTGCTGATTCGGCGCTCAGCCTGATGTTGTGCAGCGGGCGGGCGCGCTCGGCCGTGCGCTCGCCCTCCTTCTGACTCATGGAGATTCCTTATGTAACAGCTATCAGGACTCGCTGGAGTTCATGTCTGCTGAAAGGGATTAATCCAAGTGACTTTCTGTGTGATCTGCTCCGAGCTGAAGCCCAAACTGTACGTTCCAACAAAGGCTTTTTAAGAAGACAGGTATGTGTGTGCAGCTGTGCATTTTTGATGTGGCGTTGTGGCGCGGGTCATCTCCTCACCACAAACCCCAGTCACTCTCTGGTGGTGACGAGTCTGTTGGCTGGctgcctctctctcgctccaaCTCATTTTGCCGTCTCTGTGCCGCAGGTCCGAGTCGCCAGGGAGCTGGACCGTAGTGGAGAAGAATTCGGTGCCCAGGAGCAGCTCGTAAATCGGACCCAACAGAGGAGACTTGAGCTGCAGCCGAGCTTTCCCCTGCTCAAGACAGAGGGAAAATGGGTGGCGCCATGGAAGCGGCGGACATCGCCGTGGTGGCGCTGTACTTCGTGCTGGTGCTGGTCATTGGCTTTTGTGCCATGTGGAAAGCCAACCGCAGCACGGTGGGCGGCTACTTCCTGGCCGGCCGCTCCATGACCTGGGTGGTGATCGGCGCCTCCCTCTTCGTCAGCAACATCGGCAGCGAGCACTTTATCGGCCTGGCCGGCTCTGGGGCGGCGAGCGGCTTCGCCGTGGGAGCCTGGGAGTTCAACgccctgctcctgctgcagctgctgggctGGGTCTTCGTCCCCGTCTACATCCACTCCGGCGTCTACACCATGCCCGAGTACCTGTCCAAGCGCTACGGCGGCAGCCGGCTCAAGGTCTACTTCGCCCTCCTCTCCATTCTGCTCTACATCTTCACCAAGCTGTCAGTGGACTTGTACGCCGGCGCCCTCTTCATCCAGGAGTCGCTGGGCTGGAACCTGTACGTGTCCATCGTGCTGCTCATCAGCATGACGGCCCTGCTGACCGTCACCGGCGGCCTGGTGGCGGTGCTCTACACCGACGCCCTGCAGGCCGTGCTGATGATCGGCGGAGCCCTGACGCTGACCATCATGAGCCTGATCCAAGTCGGGGGCCTGGAGGGCGTGAGGACCAAGTACATGCAGGCCGTCCCCAACGTGTCGGCCATCGTGGCCTCCGGGAACTTCAGCTACTCTCCGTCCTGCAGGATCCAGCCCAAGCCCAACTCGCTGCACATGCTGCGGGGACCCCTGGACGAGGACATCCCCTGGCCCGGCTTCCTGCTGGGCCAGACGCCCGCCTCCATCTGGTACTGGTGCGCCGACCAGGTCATCGTTCAGCGGGTGCTGGCCGCCAAGAACATCGCTCACGCCAAGTGCTCCACGCTGATGGCGGGCTTCCTGAAGATCCTGCCCATGTTCGTCATCGTGATCCCGGGGATGATCTCCAGGATCATGTTCGCCGACGAGATCGCCTGCATCGGGCCCGAGCACTGCATGGCAGTGTGCGGCTCGCAGGCCGGCTGCTCCAACATCGCCTACCCGCGGCTGGTCATGGCCGTGATGCCGGTGGGGCTGCGGGGGCTGATGATGGCCGTCATGATCGCCGCCCTCATGAGCGACCTGGACTCCATCTTCAACAGCGCCAGCACCATCTTCACCCTGGACATCTACCAGGGCCTGCGGCGCAAGGCGTCCCAGCgggagctgctggtggtgggCCGCCTCTtcgtggtgatgatggtggtgatcaGCATCGCCTGGGTGCCGGTCATCATCGAGATGCAGGGCGGACAGACCTACCTCTACATCCAGGAGGTGGCGGGCTACCTCACGCCGCCCATCGCCGCCCTCTTCCTGCTGGGGGTTTTCTGGAAGCGCTGTAACGAGAAAGGCGCCTTCTGGGGCGGCATGACGGGCTTCACCCTGGGCACCGTCCGGCTGGTCCTGGCCTTCGTCTACCGCCGGCCGCGCTGCGACCTGCCCGACACCAGGCCCGCCTTCATCTTCCAGGTGCATTACATGTACGTGGCGGCCGGCCTCTTCTGGGTCTCTGGGCTGGTGGCGGTACTGGTCAGCCTCTGCACCGCGCCGCCAGATGATGAGCAGGTCTGCACCACCACCGTCTGGGGGCTCCGCAACATCCGGATCCCGGTGAAGGAGAAAGAAGAGATGTACCGCTTGACCGAGACCAATTCCGGCAAGGTGGACGGCAGCCTGCACAAAGAGCTGCCGGCCGACGTGCGTCGCGGGCGAGGCCTGGACGCAGCCGAGATCCGCCTCCTGGTGCCATCCACGGATCACGACCCAGCCACGCCCAGCGCCGACACGTCCCCCGCCGCCTCTCCGGCCAGACGCTTTGGTGGCAGCAGGATGGAGAGCCAGGAGGCGGGCTGCTCCGACGGCGAGAGCAGCTGGTGCGTGCGGCTGCTGGACTGGTTCTGCGGCTACAGGGCAGAGTCCACCAACGCTCAGCAGAACCTGGACAAGCCCGACATGAGGGCTGTGGCGGAGATGCTCCACGAGCCCCCGCGAGTGAGACTGCTGCTTAACCTGGGTCTGGCCTGCGTGTGCTCCGTGGGCGTCTTCATGTTCGTCTACTTCACACTgtagtcgccgccgccgccggctCTGGACTGGTGTGGAGGCCGACTCGAGGCTCAGCGCTCTCTGTCGTCCTTCTGTAGCACTGCAACAGGGATCAAGTGTTTGGGATGAAGGAGTCCAGCTTCTTAACTGCGGCGCGTCCGTGCACCTGTGAACCAACTCTCTCCACGGCTACTGATTCCTCCAGTGAACTGGACGTTTGCCTTATTCCACATGTATGCACTTGTTTTGCTCAGTGaacatgtttatttgtgtgtgggCTTCTGGTGTGTTCCCAGTCAAATGACTCTCCTGTGGTAACCTGTGAACAAGCTCGCCCACACTAACGCAGGCGAGCTGAAGATGGAAGCTCGTCTCAGATCCACGTTGGGTCAGTAACCACCCGCCGATGACACGTCGCTTCCACATTCCTTTGAGAAGCCAAGTTtgagttctgaagcttggcGTGTCTTGTGTTAGCTCTGCACTACCATGTCTTGTGACCGGAACGCCTTTCGTATCCGTGTCCGCTAGCGCCGCCGCCTCGCGGTGACCTGTCCTCCGTTGACTCCGCCCTCAGCAGCAGGGCGTCTACTGTGACTCCAGGTggctggtcgacagaaggctcATTCCCGAGTGTTACTACTGACACCAGGTGTCGGCGGAGCGTGTCTGGATGCGGGTCACGCCGAGCCCCAGCACCAAAGACCGGAGCGTCCCGCAGGCTCGCTCCCTGTTTACGTCCGGTCCCAGCCACCGCGTGAGCGATCTGGGTGCGTGAAGAAAGCAGCTTTCCTTTTTCTAGTGACTTGATCATTCCAAGTGTTGCTGCTCTCCAGCCTCCGCCGTCatatctctgtctgaaaagcCGTGTTTACTTCCTGGTGGACACCAggtggagtcacatgaccaactccGCGGGCGGCTGGCGAGCTTCTGGGAGCTTTAAACTCGACATTGTTTTctatggattttatttttagagactgaaaataaagattttaCGGAaagatctgtttgtttttgtggtccACTGAGTCTGGAACATCTGGACTGACCTGATGACCCGAGCTGTCCAAGGCACGGGAGGTCGCAGGCGTCGCGATCAGGGTCTTAAGTCATGTGTTTCCCTGTTACACCTGAGGTCATTTACAGGGTGGTGGACCTTCCTCCAGGCAGAGAGTCATGGAAGGCTCACGGGTGATGACTCCACCGTGTTCGTCTGggtgtccaggtccaggtccagtcTGGTCCCCGGGATGAGGATCATCTCCTCTGTATCCCAGGgagtgagctgagccaggaggctGGGCTGTCCTCTGAAAGAGAGCTCAACAGTGTGTCGCACGTGAGAGCTGTCCACTGACCTCAGGTCACACACACGCTGGAGTCTCAGCCCTCCAGGAGAAACCTGCCGTCACAAGAGCTTTTCCTTGCGGAGGGAGTTTGAGAAAAAGCTCGGCTGCGTCAGGAAGCACAGAGCAGCAGACGACGTAAGCCTTCAACAAGCTTCATTAATctgctcagaaaatgaaatggaaggaAGGATGACACGACTGAGCCGAGTCGGAGCGATAGTTCATCCTCATCCCAACCTCACGAGTCCCCAGATGAAGATGTCAAAGGTCAACTCAACGTCAGCGAACGGCGCTTCCAGCCTCTGTGTGTTCAGTAAGACgagtcattcactcattcaccctCAACGTTACAGTCATGACTGCGTGTGAACCACTCTCATGATCGCCAGTGATCCAacctctggactgggctgaagccTCTCTTCCAGCTGGTGTTTTCCAGTGAGTCACTCACCTGGTCCTGAGTTGCTGCCTGGACTACTGCGACTTCCGGCACCCTGGTCTCGGCCTGGCCTCCTGCTGACCGCCACAGAGGGGCGGGAACATGTCGCTCGCCTCACTGCACTGGCTTCCTGCTGCCTTCAGGAGCCAGTTTAAAATTCTCATCTCTGTTTTGAGATGCCTTCATGGCTTCATCTTCCCAGCCGCTCCTCACCTGCCCCAGGACCCACCTCAAGACCTGCAGGGACAGAGCTCCCTCTGTATCTGGTCCCCAGATGTGGACCAAACTCCCTCCAgaaaacagtttgctctccagacaacatggaacctttgtcagtgcaggagttcctgctccactgatcccactgatgcagcagacacgtggcagctaggatgagaacaacaacaacaacaaacatggaggaatcctccctgaaccaaagcaagcaaaagcatctgtttgctttgcttcagggaggtttttcactacacaatgaccagggtttccaccactctgaatggacttgaaattcttatcacattgaaattcttacacaaatattttcaagacactaaaagagctttagttgaaatcaggtgatataaaaacctgaatatagACACTATTGTGAttgattgtgctgttgtcaaactgatgcagaatcaacaatattgtgtggtttaaatgtgtgtatggctccatcatttggttcagtcatataccacattcattcacgttGAAAAAtctggcttcttgtggcaaatattctggtACCATTCAACTGCGATTAATCGAGATTAATTCaacacaaattctctaattaattagattattgTT is part of the Synchiropus splendidus isolate RoL2022-P1 chromosome 10, RoL_Sspl_1.0, whole genome shotgun sequence genome and encodes:
- the slc5a3b gene encoding sodium/myo-inositol cotransporter; protein product: MGGAMEAADIAVVALYFVLVLVIGFCAMWKANRSTVGGYFLAGRSMTWVVIGASLFVSNIGSEHFIGLAGSGAASGFAVGAWEFNALLLLQLLGWVFVPVYIHSGVYTMPEYLSKRYGGSRLKVYFALLSILLYIFTKLSVDLYAGALFIQESLGWNLYVSIVLLISMTALLTVTGGLVAVLYTDALQAVLMIGGALTLTIMSLIQVGGLEGVRTKYMQAVPNVSAIVASGNFSYSPSCRIQPKPNSLHMLRGPLDEDIPWPGFLLGQTPASIWYWCADQVIVQRVLAAKNIAHAKCSTLMAGFLKILPMFVIVIPGMISRIMFADEIACIGPEHCMAVCGSQAGCSNIAYPRLVMAVMPVGLRGLMMAVMIAALMSDLDSIFNSASTIFTLDIYQGLRRKASQRELLVVGRLFVVMMVVISIAWVPVIIEMQGGQTYLYIQEVAGYLTPPIAALFLLGVFWKRCNEKGAFWGGMTGFTLGTVRLVLAFVYRRPRCDLPDTRPAFIFQVHYMYVAAGLFWVSGLVAVLVSLCTAPPDDEQVCTTTVWGLRNIRIPVKEKEEMYRLTETNSGKVDGSLHKELPADVRRGRGLDAAEIRLLVPSTDHDPATPSADTSPAASPARRFGGSRMESQEAGCSDGESSWCVRLLDWFCGYRAESTNAQQNLDKPDMRAVAEMLHEPPRVRLLLNLGLACVCSVGVFMFVYFTL